Proteins encoded by one window of Channa argus isolate prfri chromosome 1, Channa argus male v1.0, whole genome shotgun sequence:
- the arhgap22a gene encoding rho GTPase-activating protein 22 isoform X1: MTVLIYFLVSESVCVHIPQAHIPGIFIIATIVALSPQKWLQWRRIDSADGFTSMTLSRMPVSSDKLKAFAARSKSMVLGELSRVPRPCSPLDLEKALKAGWLKRQRSIMKNWQLRWFVLRTEALYFYKDQDETKAQGCIPLQGSQINELPANQDEPGRHLFEVIPGGGGEKDRTGISHESYLLMANSQSDMEEWVRAIQRVIWAPLGGGVFGQHLEETMLYEAQCGPQLTVPVLVEQCVCFIREHGLKEEGLFRAPGQTNHVRELQSAFDRGEKPVFDSTTDVHTVASLLKLYIRELPEPIIPFSKYTQFLSCAQLLTKDKEMGVTELSKQVKSLPQVNYNLLKYICKFLDEVQSHSSENKMSVQNLATVFGPNILRPRVEDPVTMMEGSSQVQHLMTVLISEHSLLYQCDEAETETNSPHQQQSPIIRGKVEWMSQEGTDPTLSFKIPKEKPQFSTPSTDSKPTAPIPNTTSEKVEDGQIEEKGKSKTEEKLDKKIDSKTEEKSGADVAGSPSKQSKALPSWRCSFKGNTASGGTRGKLGGSAGDVSAAGGSNWLMNGLSSLRAHRRTTSSGERLKDSSLSLKDSTLSLKETTLSLKDSQRDESDEDSSRISLSHRALLPIHRMSAYDNVAPSSLSLPAETSIWTSFEISLAEPEGNDKAVKRVQGQEIPTEMRDINNTQDHSAGATEDDPAETDETLTIMLTQLKQELKKQRTSYEACINKLEESCAKYQSQVKCLEEELDQEKKKFQMLGIRLRNSERAHQDAENRNILLQKEMEEFFKTLGDLTTGATRTN, encoded by the exons CACGGTCCAAGAGCATGGTGCTTGGAGAGTTGTCTCGGGTTCCCAGGCCATGCTCTCCTCTGGATCTGGAGAAAGCACTGAAGGCAGGCTGGCTGAAGAGGCAACGCAGTATCATGAAAAACTGGCAGCTGCGTTGGTTTGTCCTAAGGACCGAAGCTCTTTATTTCTATAAGGACCAGGATGAAACCAAGGCACAG GGTTGTATACCTCTTCAGGGCAGTCAAATTAATGAGCTTCCTGCCAATCAGGACGAGCCTGGACGCCACCTTTTTGAAGTCATTCCAG GAGGTGGTGGAGAAAAGGACCGAACAGGTATAAGCCATGAATCATACCTGCTGATGGCAAACTCTCAAAGTGACATGGAAGAATGGGTCAGAGCCATACAAAGAGTTATATGGGCTCCCCTTGGAGGAG GTGTCTTTGGACAGCATCTAGAGGAGACAATGTTGTACGAGGCTCAGTGTGGCCCTCAGCTTACGGTCCCTGTGCTGGtcgaacagtgtgtgtgtttcatacgTGAACATGGACTAAAGGAGGAAGGCCTGTTCAGAGCCCCAGGACAGACCAATCACGTTCGAGAGCTGCAGAGTGCTTTTGATCGTGGCGAGAAGCCAGTGTTTGACAG TACTACAGATGTCCACACAGTGGCATCACTGCTAAAGCTGTACATACGGGAGCTTCCAGAGCCTATAATCCCTTTCTCCAAATACACACAGTTCCTATCTTGTGCTCAGCTACTTACTAAGGATAAAGAAATG gGTGTTACAGAGCTAAGCAAACAGGTGAAATCCCTTCCTCAGGTCAACTACAACCTCCTTAAATATATCTGCAA GTTTCTAGATGAGGTTCAGTCTCACTCCAGTGAGAATAAGATGAGTGTTCAGAATCTGGCCACTGTGTTTGGACCCAATATCCTTCGGCCCAGAGTGGAGGATCCAGTTACCATGATGGAGG GAAGTTCACAGGTGCAGCACCTCATGACTGTGCTGATCAGCGAACACTCTCTGCTTTACCAATGTGACGAAGCAGAAACTGAGACGAATTCCCCACATCAACAGCAGAGTCCAATTATACGGGGTAAAGTGGAATGGATGTCACAAGAAGGCACTGATCCCACACTGTCCTTCAAGATCCCTAAAGAGAAACCCCAATTCTCCACCCCTTCTACGGACAGTAAGCCAACTGCACCAATCCCCAATACAACATCTGAGAAGGTTGAAGATGGTCAAATAGAGGAGAAGGGCAAAAGTAAGACAGAGGAGAAATTGGACAAAAAAATAGATAGCAAAACTGAAGAGAAAAGTGGAGCTGATGTAGCTGGTAGTCCCAGTAAACAGTCCAAAGCCCTGCCCTCCTGGAGGTGCTCCTTCAAGGGCAACACAGCATCTGGGGGAACGAGAGGGAAATTAGGGGGATCAGCAGGGGACGTGTCAGCAGCTGGTGGGAGCAACTGGCTGATGAATGGCCTGTCGTCCCTCCGAGCTCACAGGCGCACCACCTCCTCTGGTGAAAGACTGAAAGACTCTAGCCTGTCACTGAAGGATTCAACTCTCTCCCTTAAAGAGACCACTCTTTCACTTAAGGACTCGCAGAGAGATGAGTCTGATGAAGACTCCTCTCGAATATCCCTGTCTCACAGAGCCCTTCTTCCAATCCACCGCATGTCTGCCTATGACAATGTTGCCCCCTCCAGTTTAAGCTTGCCTGCTGAAACCTCCATCTGGACTTCCTTTGAGATCTCGTTGGCTGAGCCAGAAGGAAATGATAAGGCAGTAAAAAGAGTACAGGGTCAGGAAATACCTACAGAAATGAGAGATATTAACAATACTCAGGATCACAGTGCAGGTGCTACTGAGGATGATCCTGCTGAAACAGATGAAACTCTCACTATCATGCTGACCCAGCTCAAGCAGGAGCTGAAGAAACAGAGGACGAGCTATGAAGCCTGCATTAACAA GTTGGAGGAGTCATGTGCCAAGTACCAGTCCCAGGTAAAATGCCttgaggaggagctggaccaGGAGAAGAAAAAGTTTCAAATGCTGGGGATCCGACTCAGGAACTCGGAGCGGGCACATCAAGACGCAGAGAATCGAAATATTCTGCTCcagaaagagatggaggagtTCTTCAAAACCCTAGGAGATCTGACCACAGGAGCTACACGGACCAACTAA
- the arhgap22a gene encoding rho GTPase-activating protein 22 isoform X2 yields the protein MLSPKIKQARRARSKSMVLGELSRVPRPCSPLDLEKALKAGWLKRQRSIMKNWQLRWFVLRTEALYFYKDQDETKAQGCIPLQGSQINELPANQDEPGRHLFEVIPGGGGEKDRTGISHESYLLMANSQSDMEEWVRAIQRVIWAPLGGGVFGQHLEETMLYEAQCGPQLTVPVLVEQCVCFIREHGLKEEGLFRAPGQTNHVRELQSAFDRGEKPVFDSTTDVHTVASLLKLYIRELPEPIIPFSKYTQFLSCAQLLTKDKEMGVTELSKQVKSLPQVNYNLLKYICKFLDEVQSHSSENKMSVQNLATVFGPNILRPRVEDPVTMMEGSSQVQHLMTVLISEHSLLYQCDEAETETNSPHQQQSPIIRGKVEWMSQEGTDPTLSFKIPKEKPQFSTPSTDSKPTAPIPNTTSEKVEDGQIEEKGKSKTEEKLDKKIDSKTEEKSGADVAGSPSKQSKALPSWRCSFKGNTASGGTRGKLGGSAGDVSAAGGSNWLMNGLSSLRAHRRTTSSGERLKDSSLSLKDSTLSLKETTLSLKDSQRDESDEDSSRISLSHRALLPIHRMSAYDNVAPSSLSLPAETSIWTSFEISLAEPEGNDKAVKRVQGQEIPTEMRDINNTQDHSAGATEDDPAETDETLTIMLTQLKQELKKQRTSYEACINKLEESCAKYQSQVKCLEEELDQEKKKFQMLGIRLRNSERAHQDAENRNILLQKEMEEFFKTLGDLTTGATRTN from the exons CACGGTCCAAGAGCATGGTGCTTGGAGAGTTGTCTCGGGTTCCCAGGCCATGCTCTCCTCTGGATCTGGAGAAAGCACTGAAGGCAGGCTGGCTGAAGAGGCAACGCAGTATCATGAAAAACTGGCAGCTGCGTTGGTTTGTCCTAAGGACCGAAGCTCTTTATTTCTATAAGGACCAGGATGAAACCAAGGCACAG GGTTGTATACCTCTTCAGGGCAGTCAAATTAATGAGCTTCCTGCCAATCAGGACGAGCCTGGACGCCACCTTTTTGAAGTCATTCCAG GAGGTGGTGGAGAAAAGGACCGAACAGGTATAAGCCATGAATCATACCTGCTGATGGCAAACTCTCAAAGTGACATGGAAGAATGGGTCAGAGCCATACAAAGAGTTATATGGGCTCCCCTTGGAGGAG GTGTCTTTGGACAGCATCTAGAGGAGACAATGTTGTACGAGGCTCAGTGTGGCCCTCAGCTTACGGTCCCTGTGCTGGtcgaacagtgtgtgtgtttcatacgTGAACATGGACTAAAGGAGGAAGGCCTGTTCAGAGCCCCAGGACAGACCAATCACGTTCGAGAGCTGCAGAGTGCTTTTGATCGTGGCGAGAAGCCAGTGTTTGACAG TACTACAGATGTCCACACAGTGGCATCACTGCTAAAGCTGTACATACGGGAGCTTCCAGAGCCTATAATCCCTTTCTCCAAATACACACAGTTCCTATCTTGTGCTCAGCTACTTACTAAGGATAAAGAAATG gGTGTTACAGAGCTAAGCAAACAGGTGAAATCCCTTCCTCAGGTCAACTACAACCTCCTTAAATATATCTGCAA GTTTCTAGATGAGGTTCAGTCTCACTCCAGTGAGAATAAGATGAGTGTTCAGAATCTGGCCACTGTGTTTGGACCCAATATCCTTCGGCCCAGAGTGGAGGATCCAGTTACCATGATGGAGG GAAGTTCACAGGTGCAGCACCTCATGACTGTGCTGATCAGCGAACACTCTCTGCTTTACCAATGTGACGAAGCAGAAACTGAGACGAATTCCCCACATCAACAGCAGAGTCCAATTATACGGGGTAAAGTGGAATGGATGTCACAAGAAGGCACTGATCCCACACTGTCCTTCAAGATCCCTAAAGAGAAACCCCAATTCTCCACCCCTTCTACGGACAGTAAGCCAACTGCACCAATCCCCAATACAACATCTGAGAAGGTTGAAGATGGTCAAATAGAGGAGAAGGGCAAAAGTAAGACAGAGGAGAAATTGGACAAAAAAATAGATAGCAAAACTGAAGAGAAAAGTGGAGCTGATGTAGCTGGTAGTCCCAGTAAACAGTCCAAAGCCCTGCCCTCCTGGAGGTGCTCCTTCAAGGGCAACACAGCATCTGGGGGAACGAGAGGGAAATTAGGGGGATCAGCAGGGGACGTGTCAGCAGCTGGTGGGAGCAACTGGCTGATGAATGGCCTGTCGTCCCTCCGAGCTCACAGGCGCACCACCTCCTCTGGTGAAAGACTGAAAGACTCTAGCCTGTCACTGAAGGATTCAACTCTCTCCCTTAAAGAGACCACTCTTTCACTTAAGGACTCGCAGAGAGATGAGTCTGATGAAGACTCCTCTCGAATATCCCTGTCTCACAGAGCCCTTCTTCCAATCCACCGCATGTCTGCCTATGACAATGTTGCCCCCTCCAGTTTAAGCTTGCCTGCTGAAACCTCCATCTGGACTTCCTTTGAGATCTCGTTGGCTGAGCCAGAAGGAAATGATAAGGCAGTAAAAAGAGTACAGGGTCAGGAAATACCTACAGAAATGAGAGATATTAACAATACTCAGGATCACAGTGCAGGTGCTACTGAGGATGATCCTGCTGAAACAGATGAAACTCTCACTATCATGCTGACCCAGCTCAAGCAGGAGCTGAAGAAACAGAGGACGAGCTATGAAGCCTGCATTAACAA GTTGGAGGAGTCATGTGCCAAGTACCAGTCCCAGGTAAAATGCCttgaggaggagctggaccaGGAGAAGAAAAAGTTTCAAATGCTGGGGATCCGACTCAGGAACTCGGAGCGGGCACATCAAGACGCAGAGAATCGAAATATTCTGCTCcagaaagagatggaggagtTCTTCAAAACCCTAGGAGATCTGACCACAGGAGCTACACGGACCAACTAA